The sequence CCATGGCTTTCCGATCCTGTAGTGCGATCCCGCCAAGTAAGGTAATGTGAGGTTCAAACCGTGGCGCGGAGTGATCCCGGCCCAGGCGCGAAATTACGCCGGCCAGTAGGCTGTGCGCCGGCTCGCTGGGCACCAACCAGAGAGAGTAGCCCTTTCCGGTTGGATTTTCGTCCAGCAGCATTCGAGTCTCCGGGAAAGTTCACGGTTTATCTTTTGTAGTGCCTTCGCTGCTCTCTGCCTTCTTGTGGACGCGCCTTCCTTTGAATTCGGGCAGGACATTTCGCATATTTGTTGCGGAGCCATTGGCTTTGTAATTCTTATAGCCCAGTTCGTTCTGGCACCCGGCCAGATTGGCTTCCATGGTTACGAAGATCTGGTCGTGGTTACGCAACAGGAATGAAAGATAGGGTTTGAGCGACTGGCGCATCGTCAGCATATCGTTCCATGACTGATTAAATTCGCCTTCCAGGCTCGGATTGTTGTGTCGAGAAATGGTTCTTGTAAGCCTTTCGATCAACGGCAGGACTTCACTGATGCCGGCATAGGTTTCAAATCCCAGATATTCACTGTCAACCCGTCTGTCAAATATCTGGCGGCTTTCTTCCAGGTAAGCGAGGCTGCCGCGCAGCACTTTCAGGTCGTTGTTAAAATTGTCAAGGTCGACTGCCGCCATCTTCAGCTCTTCGGGGCGAATTTGGGTAACCAGATCGTTCACGCGCGCTTCCGCCTGCCACAATTTTACGAGCAACTGATGGGTCTGTGCCGGTTCCATGTATCCCGGTTGGTTCGCCATGGAGCGCGGTGGTGACTGCATGTTTTCAGGGACTTTGATTTTTTCCGTTTCAATCTGCTCTGGCGGTGCGGTTTCGGACGCGGGCTTTGTTGCTTCCTGGCCGGGCGTTTGGGCCGCCAGTGTGCAGGGCGTTAGTAGCCCTAAGGCAATTAAGAGGGCAAGAGATCGCATGGCAACTCCTGGGTCTGAACTTGGATTCCAAAAGCCAGCATGGCAGGAGCGGGAGGGATACGTCCAGATGTTTTTCAGGTGGACCTTGACCCCGCGGGAGCGGCGACATAATCTTCCAGCATGAAGCTTTTCATTGCTTTCATTGGAACCATTACTGCGATCCTTCTCGCAGCGACGGCAGTCCTTATGAATGGAACACCAAAGAGAGATAAAGACGAGAGACGGCCTCAAATCCTTGGTATCGCCCATGTCGCGCTCAGGGTGAAGAATGCCGCCGCGGCCCGCAATTTCTTTGGAAATGTTTTGGGTTTGGACGCATTGCCCCGCCAGGAAACGACCAGGAGCAAGATGGCCTGCATCTATTTTAAAGTGAACGACGACCAGTACATTGTGGCTTCTCCCACCCTTTCATCTCCCGGGGAGGATCGCTTGATTCACATTGCCTTCCGCACAACGGACGCGAAAAGCCTGCGCCGATATCTGACCAGCCATGGCTTGGATGTTCCAGGAGACCTCCGAAAGGACTCCGAGGGCGACCTGAGTTTCACCCTGAAAGATCCTGCCGGCCACACCGTGGAATACATTCAGTATCTTCCGGGGTCGGTTGAAAGCCGAAATTTCGGAAGGTTTCTTTCCCGCAAACGCACCTCACGGCAGATTATTCATGCAGGCGAAACGGTGGGCGACCGGACTGCCGCCGATGGGTTTTACAGTGGCGTCCTGGGTTATCGCGTAATGTGGACTGGCGGCATGACGGACACCAGCACGGACTGGGTGGATATGGTTGTGCCCGACGGCAGCAATTGGCTGGAGTTCATGCTGAACGTCCACAACCCTTCACCTCGCCTGCTGGGCGTGATGAACCATCTCTCATTGGGTGTTAAGAACATCCAGCAGGTTTTTGAAACCGTAAAAGCTCGCGGCTATAAGGCACAGAAACCAGAAATCGGACGCGATGGAAAGTGGCAACTGAACCTTTACGACCCAGACATGACGCGTGTGGAGTTCATGGAATTCAAACCTGTAAAGAAACCATGTTGCTCGCCGATGCAGACTTTCAACTGAGGCGGGCCGGCGAGTGCCTTCCCGGCAACTAAGTGCTTGCATTAACCGCTTGCCTTCATCTCACAGCCCTGTCTACCTGTTGCACCTGGGCTAACATCATCTTTGTGGTGTCAAAGCTCCGGGCCACTCAACCACAATGACATCTCCTTCTGGTAAACGCTCCACAACAGGTGCGTAAAGGCCCAGGAAAGTGCGGTGCCACCAGGATCCCGTTTCGTGTTTCGTGCGGAGGTCGGTAAACCAATACTGCCAGGCTACGGCCCGAACCTCAAACGGCGGGTGGCCGGGAAAGGGGTTGGAGCGGAAGAGGGAAAGTACGCTTGGATCGTTCTTGAGCAGTAAATTCTCCGTTTGCATCACCCATGGATTGTGCTCAAAGTCACCGAGGGACGCGAACCACAGATTCCAATCGAAGCGTGGCTGATAGGGAGCGTAAATTCCTGGCGGCTGCTTGGGGTCCTGGGGCTTGTAGCGAAAAGGATATGCAATCCAATTCTTGCCGTCCGGTGACCCCTGGAATTCAATTTCATACCGCGCTCTGGTCATGACGGCAAAAAGTCCGTACTGATTGGCGATGCGGAAAGGTTGAAGAACTTCGGCGGGTTCTAGCGGCAGCGGGAGCGCCGGAATAAACATCATGAGCAGCAGCACCGCCGTGGCATAAAAAATCCAGGTGAGAAAAACTCCTGAGACCACCAATCCAACTGCGGATACCGTCGGCTGACCGGCTGCCGGGAGAGTTTTCCATTCAAGAAAACTGGGCCTGCATATCCTGCCCATCCGGGAGGATTTCAACCGGCTGAGCCATTCTGTGAAATACTGGTCATCAAGCAGCAGAAATCCGAGCGAGAGAACAAAGTAATTCAGGAACGCGTAGTTTGCCGTCAGGAGGATCCCTATCTGGAACGGCGTCAGGACCAGAAAGCAGATCAGCCGGCTTCGGCGAGAAAAGATGAACATCCAGCAAATGCTGAGTTCAGCGACGAGCGTGAGAAGTGTCAAGGCCGCCTGAAAGGGATGAGGGATTTGCTGCGCGTACCAGCCGATCCAAGTTGGCAGCGGCCCATTCTGATAATACCGATCCATGGCCGTAAGGTGCTGCCAATGAGGATCGCCGCTGGCCAGCTTGGCCACCCCTGACTCAAAATAAATTCGAAACCATTCCCACTGCAGCAGAAACAGGCTAGCGGGCGAGGGTGGTCGGGATTCCCCCAACCCGGGTCGAAATCCCGCCGGGGCAAAGAATAGCGACACAAAACCAGCGGCCAGCAGCATGCCGTCTGACTGATAATCCGCGAAGTTGCGCGCAGCGGCAACGAAGGAAAGATAAGCCACCAGAGCAACAGCGATTGTTCCACGCGGCCAGACGTTAAAGACGAGGCCGACGGAAGCTAAAAGCCCAGCCCACACCAGGACGTGCAGGGCCAAAGAGCCATTCCCCAGCCAGAGGAGCGTGGGCGCGAACCAGTATCGCAGGAGTCCCACGTGATCCTTGAGAATTGTGAGATATTCATGAGCAGGCAGTATGCCGTTCGGGCCCACCAGGCCCTCAATCTGGAAAGCCAGTGAGTAAAACGCTGAAAAGAAGATCAGGCCGAGCGCGCGAAGAAACAGCCAGCGCGGCCAGAGGTGGCCTGGTCCGCCGGGTTGCCCGGGACTGAATATCCTGCGAAGAGTGGCCTTGATATCCAGAGCCATTTGACCGCTTATTCTACAGGTAACGGGGGAACGCAGAGCCGCCTTTCTCCGGGGGGCGGACGAGATGGGCTGTGGGAAGTTTGCCATTTGCGATCTGCGCGTTGCGTTATTCCTATGGGAACGCATAAACTCTCTGGGTAGAACGAAGCGAGAGGGACCCAGCGCTTTTGCGCGTGGTCGGCCTGGCCAGGCATGATGCCTGGAGGGGAGGGAGAACTTGGTTCGAGTAAAAAACTTCGCCGTGCTGTTCCTGCTGGTTTTGATTTGGACCACGTTAGCTGCCGGTTCCGTTCCTGAAAAGGCTGGAAGCGAGCCATTGCCCACAATCTCTCTTGACGGCAAATGGGACTTCATTGCCGACGCATCCGGTTCTCTGCAGATTCAAGACCTTGCTTCAGCCAGGAATGCGAGAATAATTCAGGTGCCGGGGTCGTGGCAGTCGGAATTTGCTGATTTGCGCGATTATGCAGGCGTGGGTTGGTATTGGCGCTCGGTGCAAATTGACGAACTCCAGACTTCGCATGTTGCAATCCTGAAATTCGGCGCTGTTGATTATCGTGCTGTGGTTTATGTCAATGATCATCAGGTGGGTTCTCATGAAGGCGGGTACTTGCCTTTTGAGTTTGACGTGACTTCGTTCCTCCATGCAGGTGAAAATCATATTGCTGTTCGCGTCTCGGACCCGGGAGCAAAACCGGACGAGGTGGAAGGAATCAAATACGCTGAAATTCCTCACGGCAAGCAAAACTGGTACGTCCAGACGAGCGGGCTGTGGCAGAGTGTCGAGCTCGATATCCGACCACTGGTCTACGTGGGGGTTGTCCATGTTTCGGCAGGAGCAGGGGGAAACTTCACATTCAGCATTCATCCCATGAACGCGCCTTCTGACGCTTCCGAAGGGTCGACGGTCGAAGCGGAAATTCTGGATCCCGATGGACGCATCGTGTGGAAAGGCCCGGAAAACGTCATCACGACGAAGGGTGTCTACATGTTTTCTGGCAAACTATCAAACCCGGATCTCTGGAGCCTTTCCCACCCGGCCCTTTACACGCTGAGCATTAACACCAGTTCCGGCGAGCACCAGTCATATCGCTTCGGATTTCGGACCTTCGAGACCCGCGACGGGAAGTTTTACCTGAACGGCAAAGTGGTTTACCTGCGGGGCGCGCTGGACCAGGCTTTTTACCCTGACACAATTTACACTCCCCCCTCGCTGGATTACCTAGAGAATGAAATGCGGCAAGCCAAAGCCATGGGACTGAATTTGTTGCGCTGCCACATCAAAGTGCCGGACCCGCGCTATCTGGAGGCGGCAGACGAAGTGGGCATGTTGATCTGGTACGAAATTCCGAATTGGGACAAGCTGACCGCGAAATCTGCGGCCCGCGCGCTTGAAACCCTGCAGGCCATGATCCAGCGCGACTGGAACCATCCTTCGATTGTAATAGTCAGCATCGCCAATGAGAGTTGGGGCCTGGATCTTGACCAGGCCGCTGACCGCGCCTGGCTGAAACAGGCCTATCACAAAGCAAAGCAAGCTGTCCCGGGATGGCTGGTGGAGGATAACAGCGCCTGTTGCCATAATTTCCATATCTCGGCCGATCTGGCGGATTTTCACGAGTACGACTCCATACCCGACCACGCTGCCGATTTCGACCGTGTTGCCAGTGATCTGGCGACTCGGCCGAAGTGGGTTTTCAGCCAGTACGGAGATGCGGAGCCTAAAGGCAATGAGCCTCTAATGCTGTCCGAATTTGGCAACTGGGGCCTGCCCTTTGTACCAAGAGAGAAGCCCTGGTGGTTCTCTCGGGATTTTCACGGACGCACGATAACCCTTCCGGAAGGATTGGAGAAACGATTTGAGGATTACCAGTACAACACGCTTTTCCCTGATCTTCACGCCCTCCTGGCCGCGACACAAGTGCATGAATTCAAATCACTGAAGTATGAGATTGCGACTTTGCGCAGCCAGCCTTCCATCCAGGGTTATGTCATCACAGAGCTGACAGATGTGATGTGGGAATCGAACGGCCTGATGGACATTTGGCGAAATCCCAAGAGCTTCGCGAACGATCTCGGAGCCATCCAGCAGAATGACGTCTTGCTGGTCCGTCCTGTCAGGCGCAATTACTTTGCAGGGTCTGGTGCTGAGGCCGAGGTTTACTTTTCGCATTACGACAACAGGGACCTGGAGGGAGCAATGGTCACCTGGGATGTGGAGGGAACATCGCTAAAAGGCACTTTCCCGGCTCCGGCGGTTGCTGTCGGCTCGTCCGGAAAAGTGGGGACTATCACTTTTACAGTTCCGCCCTCCGCTGCGCCATCCCGGAACGTTCTGAGCGTCCGGATTGTCGCAGGCGATAAAGTGATTGCGAAGGAATCAGTTGACTTATATTTTTATCCTGCTGCAATGCCCACACTTCCGCCGCCGGTAAGTTTTCACGATCCTGAAGGCAAACTACGCCGCCTTGCGGGCGAGATGCAGAGGCGCGACTACTTTGAGACGGACAGTCCGCAGGCCCACCCTGTCCTGATCACGCCTGTTTTTGATGATGATGTGAAGAAAGCGCTTGAATCTGGCAGCACAGTTATTCTCCTGTCCAGTACACCGGTAACCATCGCACGAGAGGTCAAGATCGTGCCTCGATCGGAAGATTCATTCGATGGGAACTGGGTTTCCAATTTTGCCTGGGTGCGCAAGACTGCACCCCCGTTCAACAAAATCGGATTTGATACGCTAAGCGGTTTTGAGACGGGAGAAGCCACTCCGGGAGCTGTCGTTGTGGGAATTCCGCCCGGAGAATTTCAGGACGTCCTGGCAGGAGAGTTTTACGGATGGATTCATTCGAATGTTGGGACCCTGGTCCAGGCGCGCTATGGCAATGGCAAGATATTGATCTGCACGTTTTCGCTGAATACGCCTTATAGTACCGGCCCCTATGCCACGTTTCTGATGGACGAGCTTGTCAGTTACGCTGCGTCTGGCTTTTCTCCTAAATTTGACATCACTCCGCAGGACAGAACGCAGCACACGACCGGCCAGGAGGCCGGTGTTGCGGCAAAGCCGGCCACCTCGCACTGATTTGTAGTTGTCCCTATTTCTGCGTCGCGGACGGCGTGCCTACGCCCGGGGGGTCACACTCGTTTATTCAACTTATTCAAGCGGCGCGCCGCTTCATCAAGAGTATCTTGCTTCTTACAAAAGGTGAAACGTATCTGCTGGCGGCCCAGCCCGCCATCGCTGTAAAAACTGCTGCCGGGCACTGCTGCCACGCCGACATCTTCAATCAGGTGCCGCGTGAATTCGATGTCATCAGAGAAACCAAACCTGCTGATGTCTGTCATGATGTAGTATGCACCAGACGGTTTGAAGCATTTGAATCCGGCATCTTCGAGAACCTGAAGCAGGCGGTTGCGTCGATCGAGATAATCGGACCGCAGCTTTTCATAATAATCTTCGCCGAGGCGCAACGCTGTGATTCCAGCCTGCTGCAAGGGCGCGGCGGCACCGACTGTAAGAAAATCGTGCATCTTGCGAATGGCCTGCGAGATCTCAGGTGGCGCAATGGCATAACCCACGCGCCACCCCGTGACACTGTAGGTTTTCGACATGGAATTGATGGTGACGGTCCTCTCGCGCATGCCCGGAAGGGTTGCCATTGAGATGTGCCGGCAGTCGTCATAGACGAGATACTGATAGATTTCATCGGTCAGCACATAGGCATTTGATCTCTGGACGACTCTCGCGATGGTTTCAAGCTCATTTAGCGAGAAAACCTTCCCGGTGGGATTATTGGGTGTGTTCAGGATCAGCGCGCGTGTGCGCACATTAAACACAGCAGCCAGATCGTCCGGGTCGAACGTCCAATCGGGGGGGCGCAGCGGAACAAAGCGGGGCACCGCACCGCTGATGATGGCATCCGGGCCGTAATTTTCGTAGAAAGGCTCGAAAACGACAACCTCTTCACCCGGGTTTACCAACGCCAGCAGCGACGCGATCATCGCCTCCGTCGAACCACAACAAACAGTAATCTCCCGCTCGGGATCGATGGCAAGGCTGGTATCCTTTTCAAAACGCTCGGCAATAGCCCGGCGAAACTCGCTTGCTCCCCAGGTGATGGCGTACTGATTGATGTCCGCCTGGACGGCTCGCATTGCAGCTTCCTTTACCTCAGTCGGAGCGGGGAAATCAGGGAATCCCTGAGCCAGATTAACCGCGCCGTGATGGATGGCAAGGCGCGTCATTTCGCGAATAACGGACTCTGTGAACCTCTGAGCTTTGTGTGACACCAAGGAGTGTTTTGACATGGGGCATTCCTTATCGAATGCGTAGGCATTCCCCAGCGGCTATCCAAACTGGGTCTGGTAAACATGTCTCAGACTGTATTTCGATCACAGGGTTCAGTGAACTCGGGATGGGATTGCAATACACCCTCATCAGGCCATTCAATCTTCCTTGCTTTTGGCCGACTGTCATCTGAGGTGAGCCATTCGAGCTGCGGCTAAAGGTGGGGTACTGAACTGCCGGACCATAATCTTCGCGTAAACATTGGGGTCCCCCATGACAAATTATTTTTTCCCATGCCGCTGATCACATTGGGTATTTCGAGCCAGATACGATGGAAATCATTAATAAATGTAATCCATTATTAAACCAAAAAAAAGCATTGACAGTTATTCGAAAGACAGATTATATTTAGCTTTGCGAGCACTGTAGCATTACGATGTTCTGTTGCAGTTTGCTTTTGAACCTGCGGTTAGCCTACCTCAACTCTTCTATCGGCCCTCCGTTGCGTCTGGCTTTGGGTTAAATCTTGTCTTTCCAGATTTGGATGGAGGTTTCTCAAGATTATGTTACCTCGCTTTGTCCGTTCAACTCTTGTTTGCCTTGTCGCAATTGCTGCTTTCGGGCTTGTTTCTGCCCAGCGATTACATGCGCAAGTTCTCTACGGCTCCGTCGCCGGAACCGTAACCGACCAGAGTGGCGCAGTCGTGCCAGGGGCGGCAATCACGATCGTCAATGACAACACAAGTCTCACCCGTAATACCACTACAGGATCGGCCGGCGATTACCGCCTCACCGACCTTCCGGCAGGAACCTACACCCTGACTGTTAACGCTAGTGGCTTCAAGCCTGTCAAGCAGACCGCGATCAATGTCACCGTCGGTTCAGTTAACCAGCAAAATGTCCAGCTCTCAATCGGAGCTGTAACTCAGGAAGTGACGGTTTCCGGAGCTGCTGCGACACTCCAAACTCAAGAGGCAAACGTTCACACGACGATTTCAAATTACGCGGTACAGAACCTGCCGCTGAACATTTACCACAACTTCCAGAGTGTTGAGTTGCTGTCACCGGGCGTGGTTTCATTGTCCGGTTTTCAGGACTTTGGGTATCCCAATGCACTGGCTGACACGCCGGACCGGTCTTTCGCCATCAACACAAACGGCCTGCCACAGCACATCAACACCTCGCGGGTGGACGGCGCCACGGATGTGTTTCTCTGGCTTCCTGACCACATGGTGATCATACCTCCTGCATCGACGGTCGAGGAAGTCAATGTTCAAACGGCTAACTTCAACGTTCAAAAGGGATTGACCGCCGGCGCTGCAACCGACGTGATCACCAAGTCTGGGACCAACGCCTTCCATGGCAACATTTACGGGTATCACACCGATGCTGCCTTGGACGCGCAAAATGCTCTGGTCCACACCGACAGCGGCAAAAAGCCGAAGAATATCCAGAACAATGATGG is a genomic window of Acidobacteriota bacterium containing:
- a CDS encoding aminotransferase class I/II-fold pyridoxal phosphate-dependent enzyme, producing the protein MSKHSLVSHKAQRFTESVIREMTRLAIHHGAVNLAQGFPDFPAPTEVKEAAMRAVQADINQYAITWGASEFRRAIAERFEKDTSLAIDPEREITVCCGSTEAMIASLLALVNPGEEVVVFEPFYENYGPDAIISGAVPRFVPLRPPDWTFDPDDLAAVFNVRTRALILNTPNNPTGKVFSLNELETIARVVQRSNAYVLTDEIYQYLVYDDCRHISMATLPGMRERTVTINSMSKTYSVTGWRVGYAIAPPEISQAIRKMHDFLTVGAAAPLQQAGITALRLGEDYYEKLRSDYLDRRNRLLQVLEDAGFKCFKPSGAYYIMTDISRFGFSDDIEFTRHLIEDVGVAAVPGSSFYSDGGLGRQQIRFTFCKKQDTLDEAARRLNKLNKRV
- a CDS encoding lipase maturation factor family protein: MKSHLPSREIVGNGSLPAFSGTEPAANVVQIKTSRNSTAKFFTRTKFSLPSRHHAWPGRPRAKALGPSRFVLPREFMRSHRNNATRRSQMANFPQPISSAPRRKAALRSPVTCRISGQMALDIKATLRRIFSPGQPGGPGHLWPRWLFLRALGLIFFSAFYSLAFQIEGLVGPNGILPAHEYLTILKDHVGLLRYWFAPTLLWLGNGSLALHVLVWAGLLASVGLVFNVWPRGTIAVALVAYLSFVAAARNFADYQSDGMLLAAGFVSLFFAPAGFRPGLGESRPPSPASLFLLQWEWFRIYFESGVAKLASGDPHWQHLTAMDRYYQNGPLPTWIGWYAQQIPHPFQAALTLLTLVAELSICWMFIFSRRSRLICFLVLTPFQIGILLTANYAFLNYFVLSLGFLLLDDQYFTEWLSRLKSSRMGRICRPSFLEWKTLPAAGQPTVSAVGLVVSGVFLTWIFYATAVLLLMMFIPALPLPLEPAEVLQPFRIANQYGLFAVMTRARYEIEFQGSPDGKNWIAYPFRYKPQDPKQPPGIYAPYQPRFDWNLWFASLGDFEHNPWVMQTENLLLKNDPSVLSLFRSNPFPGHPPFEVRAVAWQYWFTDLRTKHETGSWWHRTFLGLYAPVVERLPEGDVIVVEWPGALTPQR
- a CDS encoding VOC family protein, whose translation is MKLFIAFIGTITAILLAATAVLMNGTPKRDKDERRPQILGIAHVALRVKNAAAARNFFGNVLGLDALPRQETTRSKMACIYFKVNDDQYIVASPTLSSPGEDRLIHIAFRTTDAKSLRRYLTSHGLDVPGDLRKDSEGDLSFTLKDPAGHTVEYIQYLPGSVESRNFGRFLSRKRTSRQIIHAGETVGDRTAADGFYSGVLGYRVMWTGGMTDTSTDWVDMVVPDGSNWLEFMLNVHNPSPRLLGVMNHLSLGVKNIQQVFETVKARGYKAQKPEIGRDGKWQLNLYDPDMTRVEFMEFKPVKKPCCSPMQTFN